In the Ipomoea triloba cultivar NCNSP0323 chromosome 6, ASM357664v1 genome, one interval contains:
- the LOC116021639 gene encoding LOW QUALITY PROTEIN: pentatricopeptide repeat-containing protein At3g18020-like (The sequence of the model RefSeq protein was modified relative to this genomic sequence to represent the inferred CDS: deleted 1 base in 1 codon), translating into MCLRKFSSTSSSIACCCIRSLSSSPLPCIFHTTNHFKEAEEEQQGRELEIDQHTVTNIAYWTRKIHKLCAFDHNVDEALRLFDQLRLYGYRPDSLNLSSIINALCDARRFPEAHRRFFLAVSTHSNVNESTCNVIIARLLHSRSPESTLHVIRALFRQKPEFVPSLMNYNRLMDQFCALSRPRDAHQVFLEMRNKGHCPNVVPYTTLINGYCGVGEIGDAWNLFDEMSERGVSPNAFTYSILIRGVLRKRDIEKGKALIGNLWEVMIGEEDMHVNTAAFSNVIDCICREGLFHEVFRIAEDMPQGKCVVEEFAYSQMIDSLCRYGRYNGGARIIYIMKKRGFKPSLEAYNTIVHGICRECDFFRAYQLLEEGIQFGYSPSEFTYNLLIEGLCSVSDLDKAKNVLNIMLNKKVVDRTRIYNIYLKAICLTNNPTELLNTLVTMLQTQCQPDLITLNTVINGFCKMGRVEEALKVLQDMMSGKFCTPDVVTYTTVVGGLLEVGRDEEALHLLRNTMPMNGITLGVVTYNTTLHGLFKMHRADDAMEMFNCMISHDIAADCTTYTIIIDGLFESKRIDEAKRFWDDIVWPSRVHDNYVYSAILKGLCRSGRVEEACDFLYELVDCGVTLCHVNYNIVIDGACRLGLKKEAYQILGEMRKNGLAPDAVTWRVLDKLHRKRGMQFCDSEDLTLQSQEPLVN; encoded by the exons ATGTGTTTACGCAAATTCTCGTCAACATCGTCTTCCATAGCCTGCTGCTGCATTCGATCTCTTTCCAGCTCCCCACTCCCGTGCATCTTCCACACCACCAACCATTTCAAAGAAGCAGAAGAAGAACAACAAGGCCGGGAACTCGAAATTGATCAACACACTGTTACAAACATAGCCTACTGGACTAGGAAAATCCACAAACTCTGCGCTTTTGACCACAATGTCGACGAAGCTCTTCGCCTCTTCGATCAACTCCGTCTCTATGGCTACCGCCCCGATTCCCTCAATCTTAGTAGCATTATCAATGCTCTGTGTGATGCTCGCCGCTTC CCCGAAGCTCACCGCCGGTTCTTTCTTGCTGTTTCCACCCATTCTAACGTGAATGAGAGCACTTGCAATGTTATCATTGCTCGCTTGCTCCATTCGCGGAGCCCTGAATCAACCCTGCATGTTATTCGCGCTTTATTTCGCCAAAAACCTGAGTTTGTACCTTCTTTGATGAACTACAACCGTTTGATGGATCAATTTTGCGCTTTATCAAGGCCTAGAGATGCGCACCAGGTGTTCCTTGAAATGAGAAACAAAGGGCACTGCCCCAACGTTGTTCCGTACACGACTCTGATCAATGGTTACTGTGGAGTCGGGGAAATTGGTGACGCTTGGAATCTGTTCGATGAAATGTCTGAGCGTGGAGTGAGTCCTAATGCATTTACCTACAGTATTTTAATTCGCGGGGTCCTTAGAAAGAGGGACATTGAGAAGGGAAAAGCATTGATTGGGAATCTTTGGGAGGTAATGATTGGTGAGGAGGATATGCATGTTAATACTGCAGCATTTTCTAACGTGATTGATTGTATATGTAGAGAAGGGTTGTTCCATGAAGTTTTTAGGATTGCAGAAGATATGCCTCAAGGAAAGTGTGTAGTTGAAGAGTTTGCTTATAGTCAAATGATTGATTCACTTTGTAGGTATGGGAGGTACAATGGGGGTGCTAGAATCATTTATATAATGAAAAAGAGAGGATTCAAGCCAAGCTTAGAAGCGTATAATACAATAGTACATGGAATTTGCAGAGAATGTGACTTTTTCAGGGCTTATCAACTATTAGAAGAAGGGATTCAGTTTGGATACTCTCCCTCTGAGTTCACCTACAATCTCTTGATAGAGGGTCTTTGTTCTGTATCTGATCTTGACAAGGCGAAGAATGTTCTGAATATCATGCTAAATAAGAAAGTTGTAGATAGAACTAGGATTTACAATATATATCTAAAAGCTATTTGTCTTACTAATAATCCAACCGAGCTGTTGAACACACTTGTTACCATGCTTCAAACACAATGCCAACCTGATCTTATAACCCTTAATACCGTGATCAATGGTTTCTGCAAAATGGGAAGAGTTGAAGAGGCTCTCAAGGTGCTGCAAGATATGATGAGTGGGAAGTTTTGTACCCCTGATGTAGTGACCTATACGACAGTCGTTGGTGGTTTGCTGGAAGTTGGGAGGGATGAAGAAGCTCTACATTTATTACGTAATACAATGCCTATGAACGGCATTACTCTTGGTGTTGTGACCTACAACACTACTCTCCACGGGCTCTTCAAGATGCATAGGGCTGATGATGCCATGGAGATGTTCAACTGCATGATCAGCCACGACATTGCTGCTGATTGCACAACTTACACTATTATAATTGATGGGTTATTCGAGTCAAAGCGAATAGATGAAGCTAAACGCTTCTGGGATGATATTGTATGGCCATCAAGAGTTCACGACAACTACGTGTATTCTGCCATTCTTAAAGGGCTCTGCCGCTCAGGAAGAGTAGAAGAAGCCTGTGACTTCTTATATGAGTTGGTAGACTGTGGGGTTACTCTGTGCCATGTGAATTACAACATTGTCATTGATGGTGCTTGCAGGTTAGGGTTGAAGAAAGAAGCATATCAGATTCTTGGAGAAATGAGGAAGAATGGGCTTGCTCCAGATGCTGTAACATGGAGAGTTCTGGATAAATTGCATCGAAAAAGAGGAATGCAATTCTGTGACTCTGAGGATTTAACCCTGCAATCCCAAGAACCACTAGTGAATTGA